One Mycobacteroides abscessus ATCC 19977 genomic window carries:
- a CDS encoding TetR/AcrR family transcriptional regulator produces the protein MEDPAEPPIRMADRQRARRSELVKEEVVEAALAEFSERGYHQTSIAHIAERLGTGHSMFYRYFTNKRDILEHVVQHATQRTIETLSHTLPGRITSLNEFHDFSVNLGLAYIDLVVADPRLSRLLLQQGAAVDAEMTAQFCGVFDAGAAVLGGLLRDGIESGYVREDIDVEAVADSVVGIPLGILARYGHEPNQDILAARVRATADLVCRGIAP, from the coding sequence ATGGAGGACCCCGCGGAACCGCCGATCCGGATGGCGGATCGGCAGCGCGCTCGACGTAGCGAGCTCGTCAAGGAAGAGGTGGTCGAGGCCGCCCTCGCCGAGTTCTCGGAACGCGGCTATCACCAAACATCGATCGCACACATCGCGGAACGCCTCGGCACAGGGCACTCGATGTTCTACCGGTACTTCACCAACAAGCGCGATATCCTCGAACACGTCGTGCAACACGCCACGCAACGCACCATCGAGACCCTCAGCCACACATTGCCCGGACGCATCACATCACTGAACGAATTTCATGATTTCTCAGTGAATCTCGGACTTGCCTACATCGATTTGGTGGTGGCGGATCCGCGGCTTTCCCGCCTGCTACTGCAACAGGGTGCCGCTGTAGATGCAGAGATGACCGCTCAGTTCTGCGGCGTGTTCGACGCCGGCGCTGCGGTGCTCGGAGGTCTTTTGCGCGATGGGATCGAATCCGGTTACGTCCGAGAGGATATCGACGTCGAAGCCGTCGCAGATTCAGTGGTCGGCATCCCGCTGGGCATCCTCGCCCGCTACGGACACGAACCGAATCAGGACATCCTCGCAGCGAGGGTACGCGCCACCGCGGATCTCGTGTGCCGCGGCATCGCGCCCTGA
- a CDS encoding murein biosynthesis integral membrane protein MurJ, with amino-acid sequence MREPLDPLPDPEADDTIEELSDAAVVSHSGSMAVATLVSRITGFIKLLLITAALGAASASAFSTANTLPNIIAALVLEATFTAIFIPVLTRAEREDADGGEAFIRKLLTIVTTLLLVTTLLSVLAAPLLAGIMLGGDPKVNTPLTTALAYLLLPQVFFYGLSSLFMAILNTRNVFGPPAWAPVWNNLVAIATLVLYWLMPGELTLDPIRMSDPKLLVLGIGTTLGVAAQAMVLLPAIRRQQIPLRPLWGLDDRLKQFGGMAAAMFAYVAISQFGYVIANRIAAGAAESGPIIYSQTWMILQLPYGVVGVTILTAIMPRLSRNAAAQDTPAVLGDMSLATRLTMTVLIPVVAVMTVAGPAMGPALFAYGNFHLGSAHYLGLSISLSAFTLIPYALVLLQLRVFYARHEAWTPTLMIIVITAVKVIGSVAAPHLTDDPDLVAGYLGAANGLGFVAGALCGYLLLRRSLGRAAGPLIGPDVARTALVALAASVTAAAVGLGIDRGFGLDLLTQRGGGLGSILRLAILGIVMLAVTFALMVAVKLPEALSVVAMLQRRLGGRLGARLRAETQDHASVMGNSPGPSLPYPDSGDPVGGSDAIGSTTANKPAHGGGADTRKGRAVTDTPGSSTRPVPTQSPSTGPVPTSVMPGASIAGGRYRLLTSHGGPDGLQFWQATDTELNRPVALTIIDGAAFTADQVQDILSNTLRLSKIESSGLARVLDAVHEGNGGIVVAQWVRGGSLREVADTEPSAVGASRAVRSLAEAADAAFEAGSALSIDHPDRVRISIDGDAVLAFPATLSSASADEDVRGLGAALYALTTRRWPLAETGQPSGLPAANRAPDGRPVEARVLIPTVPAEISDVAARALSDDPGSAAELLDGLESAIASVDHTTMLEPAAAAPTQALDVGRRPSFEDPADSDDEDYEDYEEEDPEEAARHRKIFLIGLGVVGVLVISLCIALGVWVTRIFGDVGPLDKINIGIGLPTQSSGGDAAKPGSPAKIVQATVFPPGPDADQPGKAGLAVDGNPSTSWITDTYTDADPFPVLFKPGVGLLLDLQSSSALSSVTIESHSVGTQVQIRSADSATPGSINDTKEISATATLQSGKTTIPITSSSQVSHVLVWINKLGSTNGDHHAEISEITVSTAS; translated from the coding sequence ATGAGAGAGCCGCTGGACCCGCTACCCGATCCCGAAGCCGACGACACCATCGAGGAACTGTCCGACGCCGCCGTCGTCTCCCACTCCGGATCGATGGCGGTGGCCACCTTGGTCAGCCGCATCACCGGCTTCATCAAGCTGCTGCTGATCACCGCGGCGCTCGGCGCGGCATCCGCGAGCGCCTTCTCAACTGCCAACACCCTGCCCAACATCATTGCCGCGCTGGTGCTTGAGGCCACCTTCACGGCGATTTTCATCCCGGTGCTCACCCGTGCCGAGCGCGAAGACGCCGACGGTGGCGAGGCGTTCATACGCAAGCTGCTCACCATTGTCACGACGCTGCTGCTGGTGACGACACTGCTCTCGGTGCTGGCCGCACCATTGTTGGCCGGGATCATGCTCGGTGGCGATCCCAAGGTGAACACGCCGCTCACCACGGCGCTGGCGTACTTGCTCCTGCCGCAGGTCTTCTTCTACGGCCTGAGCTCGCTGTTCATGGCGATTCTGAACACCCGCAACGTGTTTGGTCCGCCCGCTTGGGCGCCGGTGTGGAACAACCTGGTGGCGATCGCCACCCTCGTGCTGTACTGGCTGATGCCGGGTGAGCTCACCCTCGACCCGATCCGGATGAGCGACCCGAAGCTGTTGGTACTGGGCATCGGCACCACGCTCGGTGTGGCGGCCCAGGCCATGGTGCTGCTGCCGGCGATTCGGCGCCAGCAGATTCCCCTGCGCCCCTTGTGGGGGCTCGACGACCGCCTCAAACAGTTCGGCGGAATGGCCGCCGCCATGTTCGCGTACGTGGCCATCAGTCAGTTCGGGTATGTCATCGCGAACCGGATCGCCGCCGGTGCCGCGGAATCCGGCCCGATCATCTATAGCCAGACCTGGATGATCCTGCAGTTGCCCTACGGGGTTGTCGGCGTCACGATCCTCACCGCGATCATGCCCCGGCTGAGTCGCAATGCTGCCGCTCAAGACACTCCTGCCGTGCTCGGCGATATGTCGCTGGCAACCCGGCTGACGATGACCGTGCTGATTCCTGTGGTGGCGGTGATGACGGTCGCCGGGCCGGCGATGGGCCCGGCGCTATTCGCGTACGGCAATTTCCACCTCGGATCCGCTCACTACCTCGGACTGTCGATTTCGCTCTCTGCCTTCACCCTCATCCCTTACGCCCTTGTGCTGCTTCAGCTTCGGGTTTTCTATGCACGCCACGAGGCCTGGACACCCACGCTGATGATCATCGTGATCACTGCGGTCAAGGTCATTGGTTCCGTTGCCGCTCCGCACCTGACGGACGACCCCGATCTGGTTGCCGGATACCTGGGTGCCGCCAACGGGCTCGGATTCGTGGCGGGTGCACTATGCGGGTATCTGTTGTTGCGCCGCAGCCTGGGGCGCGCGGCGGGCCCGCTCATCGGTCCGGATGTTGCCCGCACGGCACTGGTTGCCCTCGCCGCGTCGGTGACCGCCGCCGCAGTCGGTCTGGGTATCGATCGCGGCTTCGGCCTCGACCTGCTCACCCAACGAGGCGGCGGCCTTGGCTCGATTCTGCGGTTGGCCATCCTGGGCATCGTCATGCTCGCGGTCACCTTCGCCCTCATGGTCGCCGTCAAGCTCCCGGAGGCCCTCAGCGTGGTCGCCATGCTGCAGCGCCGGCTCGGTGGTCGCCTCGGCGCTCGGCTTCGGGCAGAGACACAAGATCACGCTTCGGTCATGGGCAACTCCCCCGGGCCATCCCTGCCGTACCCTGATTCGGGTGATCCAGTCGGCGGTAGCGATGCCATCGGCTCGACAACCGCAAACAAACCAGCGCACGGGGGCGGTGCTGATACGAGAAAGGGCAGGGCTGTGACCGACACCCCGGGGTCATCGACCCGGCCTGTTCCCACCCAGTCCCCGTCCACGGGCCCGGTCCCCACTTCCGTGATGCCCGGCGCCAGCATCGCCGGCGGCCGTTACCGCCTGCTGACCTCGCACGGCGGCCCGGACGGCCTGCAGTTCTGGCAAGCCACCGACACCGAGCTGAACCGACCGGTGGCACTCACCATCATCGACGGCGCGGCCTTCACCGCCGACCAGGTGCAGGACATCCTTTCGAACACCCTGCGGCTCAGCAAGATTGAGTCGTCCGGTCTGGCGCGCGTGCTCGACGCCGTCCATGAGGGCAACGGCGGCATCGTGGTGGCCCAGTGGGTCCGCGGCGGTTCCCTACGCGAGGTCGCCGATACCGAACCCTCCGCTGTGGGCGCCAGCCGCGCGGTCCGCTCGCTGGCTGAGGCCGCCGACGCGGCCTTCGAGGCCGGATCGGCGCTGAGCATCGACCACCCCGACCGGGTCCGCATCAGCATCGACGGAGACGCCGTCCTCGCCTTCCCTGCCACGCTGTCTTCGGCCAGCGCTGATGAGGATGTGCGCGGGCTCGGTGCCGCCCTCTACGCGCTGACCACGCGTCGCTGGCCGCTGGCCGAGACCGGTCAGCCGAGCGGGCTGCCCGCCGCCAATCGCGCCCCCGACGGCAGACCCGTCGAAGCCCGCGTTCTCATCCCCACCGTGCCTGCCGAGATCTCCGACGTGGCCGCACGTGCGCTGAGCGATGACCCTGGTTCAGCAGCTGAGCTGCTCGACGGCCTGGAGTCGGCCATCGCGAGTGTCGACCACACCACCATGCTCGAACCAGCGGCCGCGGCACCCACCCAAGCGCTGGACGTCGGCAGGCGTCCGTCATTTGAGGACCCGGCAGACTCCGACGACGAGGACTACGAGGACTACGAGGAAGAAGATCCGGAAGAGGCCGCGCGCCACCGCAAGATCTTCCTGATCGGGCTGGGTGTGGTCGGTGTTCTCGTCATCTCGCTGTGCATCGCGCTCGGGGTCTGGGTGACGCGGATCTTCGGAGACGTCGGACCGCTCGACAAGATCAACATCGGCATCGGGTTGCCCACCCAGTCCTCCGGTGGCGATGCCGCGAAGCCAGGTAGCCCGGCCAAGATCGTGCAGGCGACCGTGTTTCCCCCGGGCCCGGATGCCGATCAACCCGGCAAGGCGGGCCTGGCCGTGGATGGCAACCCTTCCACGTCGTGGATCACAGATACGTACACCGACGCCGACCCCTTCCCGGTGCTGTTCAAGCCCGGCGTGGGTCTGCTGCTGGATTTACAGTCCTCGAGTGCGCTGAGCAGCGTCACCATCGAATCGCACAGTGTCGGAACGCAAGTACAGATCCGCTCGGCGGACTCGGCCACGCCGGGCTCGATCAATGACACCAAGGAGATCTCGGCAACCGCCACGCTGCAGTCCGGCAAAACCACCATTCCGATCACCAGCAGCTCGCAGGTCTCGCATGTGCTGGTGTGGATCAACAAGCTGGGCTCGACCAACGGTGATCACCACGCGGAGATCAGCGAAATCACCGTGTCAACTGCGTCCTAG
- the trxA gene encoding thioredoxin — translation MSDHATVTVTDDSFQEDVVSSNKPVLVDFWATWCGPCKMVAPVLEEIAKDHGEALTIAKLDVDANPETARAFQVTSIPTLILFQNGEATKRIVGAKSKSALLRELDGVV, via the coding sequence ATGAGCGACCACGCGACCGTTACCGTCACCGACGACTCGTTCCAGGAAGACGTTGTGTCCAGCAACAAACCTGTGCTGGTCGATTTCTGGGCGACCTGGTGCGGGCCCTGCAAGATGGTGGCGCCCGTACTGGAGGAGATCGCCAAGGACCACGGCGAAGCACTCACCATCGCCAAACTCGACGTGGACGCCAACCCGGAGACCGCCCGCGCATTTCAGGTGACTTCGATCCCAACGCTGATCCTGTTCCAAAACGGTGAGGCAACCAAGCGGATCGTCGGTGCCAAGAGCAAGTCGGCGTTGCTGCGTGAGCTAGACGGCGTCGTCTAA
- the sigM gene encoding RNA polymerase sigma factor SigM, which yields MGMVQGVLTTPQHSDAELLAAHVAGDPSAFEQLFRRHHRRLYRLARATSRTPEDAADALQEAMLSAHRGAANFRNDAAVTSWLYRIVVNACLDRMRRNKAHIPIELEEDVYTLEDPSTNVDTSIVIQKALLRLPAEQRAAVIAVDMQGYSVADAAELLGVPEGTVKSRCARARARLAVALHYLDKAGSVEPETIDY from the coding sequence GTGGGCATGGTTCAGGGGGTTCTCACCACTCCTCAACACTCGGACGCCGAGCTGTTGGCTGCCCATGTCGCCGGTGATCCGTCAGCTTTCGAACAGCTGTTTCGCCGTCATCATCGTCGTCTTTACCGACTCGCCCGGGCCACCAGCCGCACCCCCGAAGATGCCGCCGACGCGCTTCAGGAGGCCATGCTGTCGGCGCACCGGGGAGCTGCCAATTTCCGCAACGACGCCGCGGTAACCAGCTGGCTCTATCGCATCGTGGTGAACGCCTGTCTGGATCGCATGCGTCGCAACAAGGCGCACATTCCCATCGAGCTCGAAGAGGACGTTTACACCCTCGAGGACCCCTCGACCAACGTCGATACCTCGATCGTCATCCAGAAGGCACTGCTACGGCTGCCCGCGGAGCAGCGCGCGGCGGTCATCGCGGTCGATATGCAGGGCTACTCGGTCGCCGATGCCGCTGAACTGCTCGGTGTGCCGGAGGGCACGGTGAAGAGCCGCTGCGCGCGTGCACGCGCACGCCTGGCCGTCGCCCTGCACTACCTGGATAAGGCCGGCTCGGTCGAACCGGAAACCATCGACTACTAA
- a CDS encoding MBL fold metallo-hydrolase gives MFSAAVRTFTVGDATVTQLTELDVWPIKPHHWYPALSEEQLVFARANYAPSAVSDDGSELIFAIHNYVIELADTIIVVDTCSGNHKNRPLFADLHMLNTDYLTRLEQSGYSPEAVDIVVNTHLHLDHCGWNTRLVEGTWRPTFPAATYLFHHTELKYIRAQWESAPIDQWQDNGGWVYEDSILPVLEHAPYGFVKSGQVLHSYGSTHIRALDAGGHTPGHVAIEVRAADTGLLIAGDALHHPMQAQFPDLPFYADADPAQAVATRRALLGRCADENLKLLTAHFPAHSPLGVRRSGAAFTWDGSRAID, from the coding sequence ATGTTTTCCGCGGCTGTGCGGACTTTCACTGTCGGCGACGCAACCGTCACTCAGCTCACCGAACTGGATGTGTGGCCCATCAAGCCGCATCACTGGTATCCGGCTCTCTCCGAAGAGCAACTCGTATTCGCACGGGCCAACTACGCACCGTCCGCCGTGTCCGACGATGGCTCCGAACTCATCTTCGCGATCCACAACTACGTCATCGAGCTCGCTGACACCATCATCGTGGTCGACACCTGCTCGGGTAATCACAAGAACCGGCCGCTGTTCGCGGACCTCCACATGCTCAATACCGACTACCTGACCCGTCTCGAACAGTCCGGATACTCGCCCGAAGCCGTCGATATCGTCGTCAACACTCACCTGCATCTGGACCATTGCGGTTGGAACACTCGCCTGGTTGAGGGCACATGGCGGCCCACCTTCCCTGCCGCCACCTACCTTTTCCATCACACCGAACTCAAATACATTCGGGCCCAGTGGGAATCAGCACCCATTGACCAGTGGCAGGACAACGGCGGCTGGGTCTACGAGGACAGCATCCTGCCCGTTCTGGAACACGCGCCGTACGGTTTCGTGAAATCGGGACAGGTGCTGCACTCTTACGGCTCCACCCATATTCGCGCACTCGATGCGGGCGGACATACTCCCGGGCACGTAGCGATCGAGGTTCGTGCCGCGGATACCGGCTTGCTCATCGCCGGTGATGCACTCCATCACCCTATGCAGGCACAATTTCCGGACCTACCCTTCTACGCTGACGCCGATCCGGCTCAGGCCGTCGCCACCCGTCGCGCACTGCTCGGACGGTGCGCCGACGAAAACCTCAAGCTCCTCACCGCACACTTCCCTGCACATTCACCGCTGGGTGTGCGCCGCAGCGGTGCCGCGTTCACATGGGACGGCTCTCGGGCGATCGATTGA
- the trxB gene encoding thioredoxin-disulfide reductase — protein sequence MSQAPSTGTESDVHELIIIGSGPAGYTAAVYAARAQLKPIVFEGTQFGGALMTTTEVENYPGFREGIMGPDLMDQMREQAIRFGADLRTEDVDEVSLRGPVKTVTVGDEVYRARAVILAMGAAPRYLGVPGEDTLLGRGVSSCATCDGFFFKDQDIAVIGGGDSAMEEATFLTRFARSVTLIHRRDEFRASKIMLERAYADPKITVLTNTKIVGVEGTDSVTGLKLENTVTGQASELPVTGMFVAVGHDPRSELVKDVVDVDPDGYVLVRDRSTYTSVEGVFAAGDLVDRTYRQAVTAAGSGCAAAIDAERWLAETAHSQTLIEA from the coding sequence ATGTCTCAGGCTCCGTCGACCGGGACCGAATCGGACGTTCACGAGCTCATCATCATCGGCTCTGGACCCGCTGGGTACACCGCGGCGGTCTATGCGGCCCGCGCGCAGCTCAAGCCGATCGTGTTCGAGGGCACCCAATTCGGTGGCGCCTTGATGACCACCACCGAGGTCGAGAACTACCCCGGCTTCCGCGAGGGAATCATGGGCCCTGACCTGATGGATCAGATGCGCGAACAGGCCATCCGCTTCGGCGCCGACCTCCGCACCGAGGACGTCGACGAGGTCTCCCTGCGGGGCCCCGTGAAGACCGTCACCGTCGGCGACGAGGTATACCGTGCGCGAGCCGTCATCCTGGCGATGGGTGCGGCACCGCGGTACCTGGGGGTGCCAGGGGAGGACACCCTGCTGGGACGCGGCGTCAGCTCCTGTGCCACCTGCGATGGATTCTTCTTCAAGGATCAGGACATCGCCGTCATCGGCGGCGGAGACTCCGCGATGGAAGAAGCGACATTCCTCACACGATTTGCCCGCAGCGTTACCCTGATCCACCGCCGCGACGAGTTCCGTGCCTCCAAGATCATGCTGGAACGCGCCTACGCCGACCCCAAGATCACGGTGCTCACCAACACCAAGATCGTCGGGGTGGAGGGAACCGACTCGGTCACCGGACTCAAGTTGGAGAACACCGTGACCGGCCAAGCCTCGGAGCTGCCCGTCACCGGTATGTTCGTCGCCGTCGGCCACGACCCGCGCAGCGAACTCGTGAAGGATGTCGTTGACGTCGACCCCGATGGGTACGTGTTGGTGCGCGATCGCAGCACCTACACCTCCGTGGAGGGTGTGTTCGCCGCCGGAGACTTGGTGGACCGCACCTACCGGCAAGCGGTAACCGCCGCTGGAAGTGGTTGTGCTGCAGCCATTGACGCCGAGCGCTGGCTAGCCGAGACCGCACATTCCCAGACCCTCATTGAGGCCTAG
- a CDS encoding ferredoxin encodes MIVSPPDSSSSVSVDQDLCMGSGYCVAQHPDLFGADVDGTAVPLHKGVLSGEQAREAADAAHVCPAAAIEIHPASQ; translated from the coding sequence GTGATCGTGAGTCCGCCCGACAGCAGTTCCTCGGTGAGCGTCGATCAAGATCTGTGCATGGGGTCAGGGTATTGCGTTGCACAACATCCCGATCTGTTTGGTGCGGATGTGGACGGCACGGCCGTGCCGTTGCACAAGGGAGTGCTGTCCGGGGAGCAAGCCCGGGAGGCGGCCGACGCGGCTCACGTGTGCCCGGCGGCCGCCATCGAGATACATCCTGCGTCACAGTGA
- a CDS encoding N-acetylmuramoyl-L-alanine amidase translates to MTTGASNIRHGDRGPAVTEVREVLTALGFLEDPDEVLATGRHVMVDRFDATLDDAVRAFQQCRGLLVDGIVGPATYRTLKEASYRLGARTLFHQFSAPMYGDDVATLQKRLQDLGFYTGLVDGNFGLQTYNSLMSYQREYGLTADGICGPETLRSFQLLGRHVTGGSAHAIRETEHVRNAGPQLSGKRIVIDPGLGGGDRGRIVPGREGPTSEADILWDLASRLEGRMTAIGMDTYISRAIQNNPTDVERATYANNVGADLMISLRFDAQPTVAASGVASYHFGNLHGSVSTIGHMLADFIQREVAARTGLRDCRAHGRTWDLLRLTRMPTVQVDIGYITSPHDVSILSSAHYRDVVAESILAAVKRVYLLGKNDRPTGTFTFDELLAHELSAGS, encoded by the coding sequence ATGACGACAGGCGCGTCGAACATTCGCCACGGCGATCGAGGCCCGGCCGTCACCGAGGTGCGCGAGGTGCTGACAGCCCTCGGGTTCCTGGAGGACCCCGACGAGGTCCTGGCGACCGGTCGGCACGTCATGGTCGATCGCTTTGACGCGACACTGGACGACGCCGTGCGCGCGTTTCAGCAGTGCCGGGGCCTGTTGGTCGACGGCATCGTCGGACCCGCGACCTACCGCACGCTCAAAGAAGCCTCCTACCGGCTCGGGGCGCGCACACTCTTCCATCAGTTCTCCGCACCCATGTACGGCGACGATGTCGCCACCCTGCAGAAGCGCCTGCAAGATCTGGGTTTCTACACCGGTCTGGTCGACGGGAACTTCGGCCTACAGACCTACAACTCGCTCATGTCCTACCAGCGCGAGTACGGGCTGACCGCCGACGGCATCTGCGGGCCCGAAACGTTGCGGTCCTTCCAACTGCTGGGCCGCCACGTGACCGGCGGCTCAGCGCACGCGATCCGGGAGACCGAGCACGTACGCAACGCCGGTCCGCAGCTGTCCGGCAAGCGCATCGTGATCGACCCCGGCCTCGGTGGCGGCGATCGTGGCCGCATCGTCCCGGGTCGCGAGGGCCCCACCAGCGAGGCGGACATCTTGTGGGACTTGGCGAGTCGTCTTGAGGGCCGCATGACCGCGATCGGGATGGACACCTACATCTCGCGCGCCATACAGAACAACCCCACCGATGTCGAGCGAGCCACCTACGCCAACAATGTGGGTGCCGATCTGATGATCAGTCTCCGCTTCGACGCACAGCCCACGGTGGCCGCCAGCGGTGTCGCGTCCTACCACTTCGGCAACCTACATGGCTCCGTCTCCACCATCGGACACATGCTTGCCGACTTCATTCAGCGAGAAGTGGCCGCGCGCACTGGATTACGAGACTGTCGCGCCCATGGCCGCACCTGGGATCTCCTCCGTCTCACCCGGATGCCCACCGTGCAGGTGGATATCGGGTACATCACCTCCCCCCACGATGTCTCCATTCTCAGCTCTGCTCACTACCGGGACGTGGTAGCCGAGTCGATTCTGGCCGCAGTGAAGCGGGTATACCTGCTCGGCAAGAACGACCGCCCCACCGGCACGTTCACTTTCGACGAGCTGCTGGCTCACGAATTGTCGGCAGGAAGCTGA
- a CDS encoding cytochrome P450 produces the protein MTELVGKEVTRGCPAEPHQDGPTGFGDFPRELAGQWGPLPLNPSVHEVNEIARARQRFEYSRKDPWWLTRASFPLASSIVRGVGSPALTPPGPVGHPVVGSVPEMRREPFEFFRRCAREFGDVYRVPFPLGGSIVVVNHPDYASQVMDDPVGRYSMIGPGQAAMGVIGAAIPMLEGDKFRQRRRMLMPMFGRRHLARVAEVIADEFVRRVDRWACWADTGQVVDLQHAIAQVTLPAFLRAMFSSTITEQEISETDVDLRTFMSLMASVTMMSPLPSVLPLPGRESAPRSMWRLWRLTRRLIQQRRKNPIETPDLLSLLLEASYDDGSQLSERDLSMELMILMAGGYETVVASLSWTLALLLGHPEHLRRLYAEVDGLAGALPTPDDLPKLAWAKACFDEGQRLQGHPLNPRFAMDDDVIGGYFIPKHTIVGPSLYSIHRDPRWWADPDTYDPNRFMDEVAARSRPRLAFMPFGSGRHHCLGTGMAYMNAQFLLAIIFQRYRLALPEGWKPKHHFNFSVTLEGGLPVTLTTV, from the coding sequence ATGACCGAGCTGGTGGGAAAGGAAGTCACGCGGGGCTGCCCGGCAGAGCCTCACCAGGACGGCCCTACCGGGTTTGGCGACTTCCCGCGCGAGCTGGCAGGGCAGTGGGGCCCGCTGCCATTGAATCCCTCGGTCCATGAGGTCAACGAGATCGCAAGAGCCCGCCAAAGATTCGAATACTCGCGCAAAGATCCGTGGTGGCTGACTCGTGCCAGTTTTCCGTTGGCCTCCAGCATCGTCAGGGGTGTGGGGAGTCCGGCGCTCACGCCGCCCGGCCCGGTGGGGCACCCCGTTGTAGGCAGCGTGCCGGAGATGCGGCGTGAACCGTTCGAGTTCTTTCGCCGCTGTGCACGGGAATTCGGTGATGTGTATCGGGTTCCATTCCCGTTGGGCGGCAGCATCGTGGTGGTCAACCATCCGGATTACGCGAGCCAGGTGATGGATGACCCGGTGGGCAGATACAGCATGATCGGACCGGGCCAGGCGGCTATGGGCGTGATCGGAGCGGCGATTCCGATGCTGGAGGGGGACAAGTTCCGGCAGCGCCGCCGAATGCTCATGCCGATGTTCGGACGCCGTCATCTGGCGCGGGTGGCAGAGGTGATCGCGGACGAGTTTGTCCGGCGGGTCGACCGGTGGGCATGCTGGGCCGATACCGGCCAGGTCGTGGATCTACAGCACGCAATCGCGCAAGTGACCCTGCCGGCCTTTCTCCGTGCGATGTTCTCGTCGACTATCACCGAACAGGAGATTAGTGAAACCGACGTAGATCTAAGAACTTTCATGTCGCTGATGGCATCGGTGACAATGATGAGCCCGCTGCCCAGTGTCCTGCCGCTACCGGGGCGGGAATCGGCACCGCGGTCTATGTGGCGGCTGTGGCGATTGACGCGACGCTTGATCCAGCAGCGACGTAAGAATCCGATCGAGACACCAGATCTGCTGAGCCTCCTCCTGGAGGCGAGCTACGACGACGGAAGCCAGCTCTCGGAACGAGATCTGAGCATGGAGTTGATGATTCTGATGGCGGGTGGATATGAGACAGTCGTGGCATCGTTGTCGTGGACACTTGCGCTGTTGTTGGGGCACCCTGAGCACCTGAGACGGTTGTACGCCGAGGTGGATGGCTTGGCTGGCGCGCTGCCGACACCGGATGATCTGCCCAAATTAGCTTGGGCCAAGGCATGTTTCGATGAGGGCCAACGACTTCAGGGCCATCCGCTGAATCCTCGGTTTGCGATGGACGACGACGTTATCGGCGGATACTTCATCCCGAAACACACCATCGTCGGGCCTTCCCTGTATTCGATCCATCGGGATCCGCGGTGGTGGGCCGACCCTGATACGTACGACCCGAACCGGTTCATGGACGAGGTCGCAGCCAGAAGCCGACCGCGGTTGGCGTTCATGCCATTTGGATCGGGTAGGCACCACTGTCTCGGCACGGGTATGGCTTATATGAATGCGCAGTTCCTGCTGGCGATCATCTTCCAGCGCTATCGTTTGGCGTTACCGGAAGGCTGGAAACCAAAGCACCACTTCAATTTCTCGGTAACTCTCGAGGGTGGGTTGCCTGTTACCTTGACGACGGTGTGA